The DNA sequence TGGAACTAATATTATctatattaattattgtatgtattttaaaattttcaggTGAAATAATATTGCAGCTGGCTGGCTCACACAATCAATCAACACTCAATTGTCAATTTAATTGGTCATGAGTTTGACTTTAAACCACTTTATATAATTGCTAATTTTATGTCCACACAACTCTCTTAACTTCCTCTCACTACCACACAAAATTGATAATCTTCCATCCATATACCATTATTCATCCCAATTTGACAATAACccctaacaaaataaataaataataaaaaaaaaataaacttactttcaattttaaattttataattatgattattaacACATTTAGATTTGTAATTCCAAACGCTATAATTTCAGCGTGtgttttaaatgaaaaaaatattttcttttgcaAAAATAGCCTCAGAAAGAGCAAAAATTTCTAAAGGGCTAAGAGCTAAAAAGATATCATTGATAGAACAAATTTAACCAAAGTGTCAGCAACAACATTTACAATTATGAGATTAAAAAAATTCACCAcaccatattaaaaaaattacaataaactttaatatcagaaataaataaaaaaatttaaaaagcatTCACTAATagtcatactttttttttcgagataaattattaaatattgttAATTATTCACAAAATATCACTTTATGGTAGTAATtactaatatttataaatataaaatagcaatatattttttttttttaaaaaaatgtaataattaCTCATTCAAAAATACTCATAACTTCTTATATCATGAGCCCAcatacactttttttttccaATCCAATAAtgattaaaagagaaaaaagagagcATATGCAACTAACAAAAaccaaattataataattttcaaaCAAATTACATTATATTgcaaataactttaaaaaaatgaacTAAATTAAGCCAAATTAGAGAACTTGCCTATTCATTCCATTCCAATTTGACAATAACTTATAACCAAAGATAAAAACATTAATAATTgctaataatttcaaaattttccaaaaatactCATCATATACACACTCACATTTTTTCTTAatccaaaaaaaagaaaaaaaggcaAATACTAatcaaataataacaatattttCTTTTACATTATATTGGAAATAAGTAATCTAAGAAAATTAAGAACTAAATTAAGACTAATTAGAAATCTGGTATTACAGTTGGTGACAGTTACTCTCATCACCTTGCCAACTCCAAACAATGTCCTTCAACGCAGGCCTAACATCTTCATCACAGAACTTATTGTACTCAAATGTGTCTCCACTCGATTTCGAGAATTCCACCACCGCGAGCTCCGGTGCCACCTCGTAAACCTCCGCCACCACCGCCAACTTCCCTTTTCTCCCTTCAATTTTTTTACTCATTTTCACTTTGTATTCCTTCTCCAAACAAAACCCAAAATTAAGCTTCTTAGCAACAGATTGAAGCTTCACTAAAATAGCCAAGGCAGAGCATTTCGAAGTAAACATCGATCTCGATTTCCTCTTGTTCTCGAACATACTCGACAAATCAAAACCCGAAGACATCGAAGATATGAACTCGAAAGCATTGTAAAACGGAGGAGAAGATaaggaagatgaagaagaaggagatttagttattactaattcttcttcgtcttctttgTCTTCGTCATCAATAATAGAAGAATATTCTATTATTGGACGAGTAAACCCCTGGTAAAACCAGGAGTTTTTCATTATATCCGGAATAGAGATTCTCTTTTCCGGATCAACAACAAGGAGTTTGGATATCAAAGTCTTGGATTCCTCCGAAAACCATTGGGGGAATTCGTATTGAGCTTTGAAAACTTTTCTATACATTTTCATAACATTTTCATCTTGAAATGGAAGATAACCAGCTAACAATACGAACAAGATTATCCCACAAGACCAAATATCAGCCTTAGCACCATCATACCCTTTTCTCTTCAAGATCTCCGGTGCCACGTAAGCAGGTGTACCGCACTGTGTGTGGAGCAACCCATCATTTCTGAGCTGTTCCGGCAAAGCAGAGAGACCAAAATCAGAAACCTTTAAATCACCATTTTCATCCAACAAAAGATTTTCTGGTTTCAAATCTCGATGCGAAACACCACGACTGTGACAAAAATCAACTGCACTTACCAATTGTTGAAAGTATTTTCTAGCAATTTCTTCTTTTAATTTACCTTTCAACACTTTGGCGAATAATTCTCCACCTTTAACATATTCCATAACACAATAAACTTTACCTTTTGTGGCCATTACTTCTTTGAGTTCAACAATATTTGGGTGACGAACTAATCTCATCACTGAGATTTCTCTCTTGATTTGATCAATTGGGCCTTCTTTTTTCacctgatctttattaataaccTTAATCGCTACACTTTCACCTGTAACAAGATTCTTACCGTAATACACTTTAGCAAATGTTCCTTGCCCAAGTTGCCTTCCCATCTCGTATTTCCCAAACAAAATGTTTCTGGGAAAATTGGCCTTCTTTCGCTCCTCCGATTCAtccatttttttctcttttcaatTACCCAGATGAGAAAAAGTGAAGATCTAACCTGGGTAGTGATTGAAATGATCGGAATTTGAATAACCAACCATGATCAAAAGTAGGActttgagaaaaaaaagaaacgttttttctgggtttgaaaGAGTAATTAGAACGAGTTAGATGGAGCTATAAAAATGGcgaatgaaatggaaaatagaGTGAGGTGTAATTGTAAATGGTTAGACAATTTGTTGTTATGAAACTATTGGGAgacatggttttttttttttttttttttttttttttttaagggtgTGAGGAATTGTTAGAGCACATTGGATTGATTGGTTTGGtgatataaataaatatctaaaaaaactttagttataataaaaattcaagaaaatcaAGAACGTTTGGGCCAATTGGAGTGAGGAAAGTGATGAATGAATCATATTATgacattttgtcatttttctccaATTGGCGGTTTTGGATATAATGAAGCTTCCGGATATGGTACAGTGCAACTATATTTCCCCAAAAAACTACTAACCACTTTGTTTTAAGATAAGTACGTAATTTCTTGTTTTTGAGCATTGCTAACAGATTAGATACATATTTGTTAGctgtttttatattatttgttaaaaaaattgtgtaaaatTTGATTTGAACAAATAGCTATACGACTAGAGATGCACAGAGGATAGAAAATTAGTAGGGAGtgctttcttatttatttttattcccgttaaaaattttaattcttatCTGAACTTATATTTTATTGGTGATGGAGCAGGGAATCTCCAAACTCAGGAATGAGTATAGACAAATTAGACTTATAGCTAGAGTCCCTCagctcaaaaaatatttttcctttaaaaatatatattttttgtactaattttaaaaaatattataatttttttttaaataagagcttaatttttattttcttgattCACTAAATTTTAATGCCTATTACTATTCTTATGGTTTTTTGTAACTTAAGTAGAGATGGAAATTTATAGGATGGGTAACCGCGGGGACTCGATTCCCCATTTTGGTGGTTAATGGGACGGTGGTGGAGGACAATTTTAATACTCGaagcggggatggggcgggAGCGGTAATAATACTATCCGCACCATATACGACCccgatataaatatatataatttttttttgttttttttttcaaactttgagacatattagtttttattttctattaggttatgcttttttttaagtaattttatcttttatcttctatgaattatgaatgcataataaatatttgtaagaatattggtttaatttatttttttcaattattttaaattaatgttttttttttaattttactttaatGGATACCCGATGGGTTCCCCATAACCGATGAGTATTCCCCTACCCCGAATCCGTTGGTTATTAGacggggatggggcggggatGAGAGTATAAATAGGTAGCGGGAATGGAGACGGGGATTGCATTCCCCGTACATTAACCGATCAATTTCCATCTCTAAACTTAAGGTAGccttagagttttttttttttttttttttttttatttatattagaaGATGCTAATATAAACTATGGGCCTAGCATAAATACATTTGTTGAATTTTGTCGAAAAGAAAAATTGATTAAATTGATACAATGCGATTCATTTTGATCAAATAAGTTTTTTAACAAGATTAAATCTAAATTGAATTTTCAGCTTAAATTGAGTTAGGGAGACATCGGTTTGTTAAAAAACtatttaatcaaaattaagcGGGAGTATctgaattattatttaatataacatatatatatggacCAGTAGTGTATTATTTAATCAAAATCAAgctaaattgaaattttaaataattaacacaagtagttttttatattataagaaTGTGCTAGGTGGCCTAATTGAACTGATCATTAGTTTGTAACATATACATATGATTAGTttggtattatatatattttggggAGTGGGAGAGTGTCACACTCACAGACTCAATTATAGGTGTGGATGATCAAAAATTAATCCTCTTCTAATCTTGAGACTAATTATTATGAAggttgtaaaaataataaacaattatACAAAGTCATAAATAAGGTAAAAAAGAATGACAAGATTAATTAAAGAGGTGGAGCCCACACTTGTTGATTATATCATTATCAATTATATGTAGATAAAATTGGATGAAAATATTGTTTGGTGTCTAAGTTTCAATGAAGCAATTGGGTTGGGATTTTTGGAGAGTTGTCTATTTATCATCATCAGTCTGAGTCATGATGACATGGTGCCACGTTTGGTTGACTCATTCTTTGTAAGATGTAATTGGTTACAGTTGTAAGCCAATCCTTACTCATTCATAATCACTTAACCGATTATATCTCTAGCTATTTGGGTTGTTATTATTCACATTACTTGAAAATTtccaattaaaatttccaaacaATAAAACTTTGTCGTGCAAAGATATTTTTGAATGATGTCTAATCCTAAGATTTGGTATAATACTTATTTGATATACTATATTTGCAATGATATTCATTTGAtattatgtaattaattaattgaaattgtacaaatttagtatattgaattattaaatttgaatttaaaactcATGATATGATTTGATTGCATTAATTGAAATGACAAGTactatgtttaatttttgtttttcttaacGTAAGTACtatgtataatttaaattacaaagtATTGAATTAGTATTATTGATAGGTGATAGATATTTTTACTACAAGCGTGAATAAAAATTAGAGagtattgatttctattttgaATCATGAATCTCAATTTATTAAGGTAGTATttagtaatatttttgtttttaaattttttaaatacaaaaataaaagtaaaatttttatttttgaacaaCAAAAATGTGTTTTATAActcattttgttttttaattttaaaataaaaaataaaagtgtgtcttgtaaattttttttttattttaatttgttgattttattttagtCCAGTTTGGAGTTCAGGTTTGAGCTCAGTTACGAGTCTAGATCTGGGTCCAGTTTTAGGGTTCAAGTTAGGGTTGGGGTTTGGGGTCCGGGGTCCAGGGTTTGTGGCCTGGGGTCCAGGGTCCATGCCACTCTGGGTCTGAGTTCGGACTCGAGGTCCGAGAACAGGTTCAGGGTCGGGGTTCGGGTCAAGGGTCTAGGTTGGGATCAGGGTTTGGATCCGGGGTTTGGGATTCGAGTCTAGGGTCCTGGTCGAGATCGATGTtcaggtccgggttcgggtttgggtccgtgGTCTATATATGTTCGAGTCGGGATTTGGGTCTGAGTCAAGGTCAGTCGTGTCTAAAGGTCTAGGTTGGGATCATGTTtaaggtctaggtccgggtcagGTGGGGTtcgaggtttgggtttggggtcTTGATTGAGTTTGGGGTTTGAGTCTGTGGTCTaggtcagggtttgggtccatgGTCCATGTCGGGGTCAGGGTATGGGTCTAAAGGTCTAGGTTGGGGTCGGGGTTAAGGTCCGAGTCTCTAGGTCTAGGTTGGGGTGAGGGTTAGGGTTTGGGTCTCATGATTTTAGGTCGGGGtcggagtccaaaatattgattaaaaaaaattatttaaaagaattttgaaagtgtttttttgtttataaaatttgattttcaattaaaaaattaaatctgaAAAACAGTTTTGTAGGACatgtttttagaaaatatttttcattttttaattaaaaaaagaaaaaaatgattaaaattatacattgttaCCAAACGTACTCTAATTATCTCAATCTATTGCCCTAATTTGTAATTAAAGAACCTTAATTTAAGTCGACTCTCTTTTTCAAGTATAATCGAATTCGTTCATAATTCAAtaattaatacttttttttttaaaaaaaaaagatcttaTGAAagagatattcaaactcaaagGTTGTGTATATTTTACATAGATTTCCATTATAcaaatttgataaaaattatacatacataattaacaaatatttttaaggatgcaaaaaaataataataaatctctCCATCCAAACAAAACAATACAAAGAATTACTCTTTTTCTTTCCACTCCTCAATATATAACATtattgaaaaatacttttggttTTGCTTTGGCCTTTTTTTTTAGGGGATAAATactttatataaatacatataaacttataaaataatataaatattcaatcttgattaatattttaaacttcTTATTAGTcctattaattataaaaaaatttatagaaaactaaaaaaatacatagtTGTCATAGACGATAATATTGGAACCACTTTAGATAATTGTTTGTAACCACACACATGACATAtacataatattataattatatatttaatactgATCTTCATGaaaacaatatacatatatatatatataacaattaaactatcagaaaaaataaaaaattgtaataatgGCATTAATCTGTAATTATTTTGGGTACGTACCCACACAGGGCAGTgtacaaaaaatttaatttataaacattatattattttaaaaatatatgttatatatgttgttttttttttttggtatttttcacgTATTTTGACATATACGTATGTGCATGGTTCATAAATCATAATTAGTACGTACGTAGTTCCGTAGTTCCGTACgtacttcaatttttcatgcacctataaatatatgtatatatagacaCGTATGTTGATGGATGTGTATACAATATAGCTGGGGCCTGTTCTGTTGGGTGATATTATATTGAGAAATTTATATAGTatactaatttttgttatttttttataaaaatactattcagtattttttatttttttattgtattttttataagtttcatactgtagtatactgtattaagttttcactggtattctactagtgttttactagtattctactgttgttttgagtttgttctgctttgtgttttactggtgttttataaaaatacagtatttttgaaaagattttcgtatgacagtatttttgtaaaagttaacccaaattttagtatttttaaaaatttccctattatatttttagaaattttgTTATTTGTGTTTCTCTTACATTTGGGCCTCACCTGCTTCTCGTTCAAAACAGATTCTTTTTGGGTCAATCTACACTCTAGGTGATCATATATATaggatttttacaaaaatactgaattttagataaaaatttacaattttattgttacataaatttttttttttacaaaaatactatctttTTATACGACAACTGTAAACACAACAAAATAGAccaattaaaacaacagtagaataattaaaaaacaatcGTGGAACAACCGTAGAAACTTAACACAATACATACTATAACacttacacaatatttttgaatttttttttgcctcagagtggaaaagaaaaaaagttaattaaGTCCTACTATAATCTTACTTTATACTCATGTGCTAACAAAAGAAAATGTAGTAGGAGATGAAAGAGAAGAGAGTGCATTGCATGTGTTTGTTTGTAACTTGTGTGTACGTATATAAGTACGTACTTGTCCATGCTTCCTACGTTGTCATCTTTTAATTTGTTCTAATGAACTTTCCTTAATTTCCATCATCAAACaccaaatttatatatatacataatatatcatATCATGCACTCAAATGTGAAAAACGTacgaacataaaaatatataagaccCTCTTTCATATATACGCATAGTACGTACGTATATATTGTTGGCTTGCTAAATTAATATAAGAGAACGAAACATTGAATAAATTATTTGGCTACTTATATTTACACCCAAAAGAAATTATAAGTACATCTCATATATAAGTttatctcattttattttttaaaatatcattttttataaaaacacccccatttaattatttatttaaataaagaaGTATACCCcaccaacttttttttttcctctttctctatctttttcttttaattggCAAATCTTTCACtagaattattataaaaattgacATGTATTTGAAATCTTGGGGTACATAAGAATTATAGGAGGTGCAACCTGCAAATATAACTCCCAATTGTTTTCAAaatcattattatatatagCCGCGGCCACAAcctaaattgtattttaaattgatGTTAAATGTTGAAAATGGTTTTTAATGAAGtttatttgattaaaataaaaaaaaacgaaaaaaaatgtataatttaattagaggcgtttggttgggaggaatgaaaatataggaatgagaatgggaatgggaataggaataggaatggaatggaataaaatttaaaatgcataaaaaaaattgataaaaaaatcattaaattttttttcttgttacattggaatggtcattcctttctttttaaaatggaatagccattccaccaaaatggtggaaaaagcattccattggaatgctattccaatactttaaaatgcaactaaacaaagaaatagaataaaaattatttcctttccattccattccatttcattacctccaaccaaacgccacctaagaaCCTTACTACCTTAATAACTTGCAAAAaagaattaataaaattttggaAAAAGCAATACCGTATATATCAAAAGTTGTAATGACACTTACCCACAATGTAATTATAGCATgattgttagaattttttttatcatttataacatatatatgtaataataatatttaattttatgaataaacatattacatataattattacaaagtaaaaatttaaagaagtttaaatattattttggaccttgtgttttataaaagttaccaattacaTTATTTGTTTGGTTAAGTGATAAAATTAACCTTGTAtcttctaaaatggtaaaaataggatcctaagcttaatttttaatttttttaattataaccaaCTTGCTGACACGAACAAATatagaaaatgtaaacagttttgtcataacacatttagatcagattattattaaattttattttaacaaaaaaatcaattcagagtcctatttgtactattttaaaaaatatataatttattttatcatttaacaatatatataaaatttaattcattttaaattgtatcatcttttttaatttaaattctatcatatatttttaaatttaattttttttctaaacggTGTCAGTTAAAAACACCCCAAAAGAAAACTCTTAAACTAAATTTAAGTTTGAatgaaaaagatatatatatgtaaaaaaggGACACGTACAGGGAATCCTAatcctattattattattaaaagtaataattaaaaattaaagaatgatTACGTGTCTCATGATctttttattcatatatatatatttattgatattgGAAACATAACAAACttatatcaaaatttgaggagaaaaaaatttataaggATTCCGTCAAATCTCTTGTTTGTTGGGTGAATGTGGTTGTTCTAGGGCTTTTTCTATTATTCCGATCACTGAACTCTTGTTCGATGTAACATATATACACCAAACTACTTATTATTTGTGTAAAAATATATGTTTGTATAGTATGGAGGTAGGTGGGGATTGGGAATGCTCAAAGGAAAACAAGCCACGTGGAGGGGACAATGATGGGTTCTTTGGAAACCTTGGAACTACACAGGTAAGTAGTATTACTACTACTAATGTAAATGGTACATGTGTTTTGGCATTAGATCATAATTCTGACAACAGGGTCAGTGAAATTGGTGTTTCTACTAATCAAATTCAAAGGTGCAGAAAGAAGAGAGGTTGTAATTTGTCTAAATCACCTCGTTCATCTGTTTGGGGAACATTGGAAAATCTTACACAGATCTTTGGGAATACTAAGAAAGGGACAAAATCATCTGCTGCTTcaaataataacaacaatattCGTTTCAAGGTAAGTTCTGTTATGACTGCCAATGGTTGTGAAGAGGAAAAATTACTTAATCCATTAACAATGAACAAATCTAAACTAAGTGAGAATCTTATTTCATCAGCTACTGCTACTGTTTTTGCTGAGACATTCCAAGTTAAAAGTGGTACAAAAGTTGAAATACCAAGTTCTGTTGTTGGTTCTAATAATGGGGACCAAGATTTTCCTTTGTGTAATGCTTGGGTGCGTTGTGATTATTGTCATAAATGGCGGTGCATACCATCTAAAGATGCAGATACTATAGAAGAAATTAAGTGCACATGGATATGTAAGAACAACATGGATAAAGCCTTTGCTGATTGCTCAATCCCTCAAGAGAAGTCTAATAAAGATATTAATGCAGAATTGGGATTatcagaagaggaagaagaagaagaagaagatgtcaAGCCTCCAACTGCTGTGCCTGCGTGTGTTACTATTAGGACTAATC is a window from the Cannabis sativa cultivar Pink pepper isolate KNU-18-1 chromosome 1, ASM2916894v1, whole genome shotgun sequence genome containing:
- the LOC115707923 gene encoding CBL-interacting serine/threonine-protein kinase 25 codes for the protein MDESEERKKANFPRNILFGKYEMGRQLGQGTFAKVYYGKNLVTGESVAIKVINKDQVKKEGPIDQIKREISVMRLVRHPNIVELKEVMATKGKVYCVMEYVKGGELFAKVLKGKLKEEIARKYFQQLVSAVDFCHSRGVSHRDLKPENLLLDENGDLKVSDFGLSALPEQLRNDGLLHTQCGTPAYVAPEILKRKGYDGAKADIWSCGIILFVLLAGYLPFQDENVMKMYRKVFKAQYEFPQWFSEESKTLISKLLVVDPEKRISIPDIMKNSWFYQGFTRPIIEYSSIIDDEDKEDEEELVITKSPSSSSSLSSPPFYNAFEFISSMSSGFDLSSMFENKRKSRSMFTSKCSALAILVKLQSVAKKLNFGFCLEKEYKVKMSKKIEGRKGKLAVVAEVYEVAPELAVVEFSKSSGDTFEYNKFCDEDVRPALKDIVWSWQGDESNCHQL